The following proteins are encoded in a genomic region of Roseisolibacter agri:
- a CDS encoding Crp/Fnr family transcriptional regulator, whose translation MHLPRVTEFLGYVPLFQRLTPDERRGFAALVREQRYPRGALIVRQGDPGDALYVVRSGAVKVAVVGQDGREVILGTLGQGDHFGELALIDGQPRSAHVVAMEPTVLLVLRRDEFRRQVEQMPRVAWALLEELSRRLRLADAKITGLVLLDVPGRVARLILDRATGTPPRIEKAPTHETMAQMIGASRETVSRAMKELQEGGLVTVQRRAIEIVDAAGLERRAAPGAGSRGAAARGAREDGRGDEGLAAEDGGEGGEESGTDSGTERGADSGGTRSSSAAADGL comes from the coding sequence ATGCACCTACCACGCGTCACCGAGTTCCTCGGCTACGTTCCGCTCTTCCAGCGCCTGACGCCGGACGAGCGCCGCGGCTTCGCCGCCCTCGTCCGCGAGCAGCGCTACCCGCGCGGCGCGCTGATCGTCCGGCAGGGCGACCCGGGAGATGCGCTCTACGTCGTGCGCTCCGGCGCCGTGAAGGTCGCCGTCGTCGGCCAGGACGGGCGCGAGGTGATCCTCGGCACGCTCGGGCAGGGCGACCACTTCGGCGAGCTCGCGCTGATCGACGGCCAGCCGCGCTCCGCGCACGTCGTCGCGATGGAGCCCACCGTGCTGCTCGTGCTGCGCCGCGACGAGTTCCGCCGCCAGGTGGAGCAGATGCCGCGCGTCGCGTGGGCGCTGCTCGAGGAGCTGTCGCGCCGCCTGCGCCTGGCCGACGCGAAGATCACGGGCCTCGTGCTGCTGGACGTGCCGGGGCGCGTCGCGCGCCTCATCCTCGACCGCGCGACCGGCACGCCGCCGCGCATCGAGAAGGCGCCCACGCACGAGACGATGGCGCAGATGATCGGCGCCAGCCGCGAGACCGTGTCGCGCGCGATGAAGGAGCTGCAGGAGGGCGGCCTGGTGACGGTGCAGCGCCGCGCCATCGAGATCGTGGACGCCGCGGGACTGGAGCGGCGCGCCGCGCCCGGTGCGGGCTCGCGCGGCGCCGCCGCGCGCGGCGCACGCGAGGACGGCCGCGGCGACGAGGGCCTCGCCGCCGAGGACGGCGGCGAGGGCGGCGAGGAGTCCGGCACGGACAGCGGCACCGAGCGCGGCGCGGACTCGGGCGGGACGCGCTCGTCGTCCGCCGCGGCGGACGGGCTCTGA
- the prfA gene encoding peptide chain release factor 1, which translates to MLRERLAEAVARADEVELALGDPDVARDAKRLAELGREHHRLSAVVDVGRRLERAERELAEARELADVDDAELAAEARAETTRLEAEIAALEQALKPLLIPRDPLDDRPAIVEIRAGTGGDEAALFAADLVRMYTRFIERRGWRIEPIAWSDGTLGGVKESVFKVLGDGAYGMLKWESGVHRVQRVPATEAQGRIHTSAATVAVLPEAEEIDLKIDPNDLRIDVFRSSGPGGQSVNTTDSAVRITHLPSGIVVSQQDQKSQLQNKLKAMEVLRARLLDRMLAERDAERARMRKTQVGTGDRSAKIRTYNFPQSRVTDHRIGLTLHDIARVLDGDLAPLVDALALADVEERLANE; encoded by the coding sequence ATGCTGCGCGAGCGGCTGGCGGAGGCGGTGGCGCGCGCCGACGAGGTGGAGCTCGCGCTGGGCGATCCGGACGTCGCGCGCGACGCGAAGCGCCTCGCGGAGCTGGGGCGCGAGCACCATCGCCTGTCGGCGGTCGTGGACGTGGGCCGCCGCCTGGAGCGCGCGGAGCGCGAGCTCGCCGAAGCGCGCGAGCTGGCCGACGTCGACGACGCGGAGCTGGCCGCGGAGGCGCGCGCGGAGACGACGCGTCTCGAGGCGGAGATCGCGGCGCTGGAGCAGGCCTTGAAGCCGCTGCTGATCCCACGCGATCCGCTCGACGACCGGCCCGCGATCGTGGAGATCCGCGCCGGCACCGGCGGCGACGAGGCGGCGCTGTTCGCCGCGGACCTGGTGCGCATGTACACGCGCTTCATCGAGCGGCGCGGCTGGCGCATCGAGCCGATCGCGTGGTCCGACGGCACGCTCGGCGGCGTGAAGGAGTCGGTGTTCAAGGTGCTCGGCGACGGCGCGTACGGGATGCTCAAGTGGGAGAGCGGCGTGCACCGCGTGCAGCGCGTGCCCGCGACCGAGGCGCAGGGCCGCATCCACACGTCGGCGGCCACGGTCGCCGTGCTCCCCGAGGCCGAGGAGATCGATCTCAAGATCGATCCGAACGACCTGCGCATCGACGTCTTCCGCTCGTCGGGGCCGGGTGGCCAGAGCGTGAACACGACCGACAGCGCGGTGCGCATCACGCACCTGCCGAGCGGCATCGTCGTCAGCCAGCAGGACCAGAAGTCGCAGCTGCAGAACAAGCTGAAGGCGATGGAGGTGCTGCGCGCGCGGCTGCTGGACCGCATGCTGGCGGAGCGCGACGCGGAGCGCGCGCGCATGCGCAAGACGCAGGTCGGCACGGGCGACCGCTCGGCGAAGATCCGCACGTACAACTTCCCGCAGAGCCGCGTCACGGACCATCGCATCGGGCTGACGCTGCACGACATCGCGCGCGTGCTCGACGGCGACCTGGCGCCGCTGGTGGACGCGCTGGCGCTGGCGGACGTCGAGGAGCGGCTCGCGAATGAGTGA
- the prmC gene encoding peptide chain release factor N(5)-glutamine methyltransferase, with protein sequence MSERASDPDATAVDAPATVGALVHALAALLTDAHVPQARAEARDLVAALLDQPRFWPSLHRDEPVDEAFVAQARRAAATRARGAPFAYAVGRAAFRHLTLDVDERVLIPRQETEVLVDEVLARLAGRSGGTIVDVGTGSGAIALALACEGRPDRVIATDVSLDALAVAGRNVALLRTALCAPVELRHGSLLAPVQDLGAGALRAVVSNPPYIAFAEAEQLPPSVRDWEPALALYAGNEGMACIAAIVRDAAPLLEPDGVLALEVDARRAALAAELAASDGRYTDVAVRLDLAGRERFVLATRR encoded by the coding sequence ATGAGTGAGCGCGCGAGCGATCCTGACGCGACGGCGGTCGACGCCCCCGCCACGGTCGGCGCGCTCGTGCACGCGCTGGCCGCGCTGCTGACCGACGCGCACGTGCCCCAGGCGCGCGCCGAGGCGCGCGATCTCGTCGCGGCGCTGCTCGACCAGCCGCGCTTCTGGCCCAGCCTGCATCGCGACGAGCCGGTGGACGAGGCGTTCGTCGCGCAGGCGCGACGCGCGGCGGCGACGCGCGCGCGCGGCGCGCCGTTCGCGTACGCGGTGGGCCGCGCCGCGTTCCGGCACCTCACGCTCGACGTCGACGAGCGCGTGCTGATCCCGCGGCAGGAGACCGAGGTGCTGGTGGACGAGGTGCTCGCGCGCCTCGCCGGCCGCAGCGGCGGCACGATCGTGGACGTCGGCACGGGCTCGGGCGCGATCGCGCTCGCGCTGGCGTGCGAGGGCCGACCCGATCGCGTGATCGCCACCGACGTCTCGCTCGACGCGCTGGCGGTCGCGGGGCGCAACGTCGCGCTGCTGCGCACCGCGCTCTGCGCGCCGGTGGAGCTGCGTCACGGCTCGCTGCTCGCCCCCGTGCAGGACCTCGGCGCGGGCGCGCTGCGCGCGGTCGTCTCCAATCCGCCCTACATCGCGTTCGCCGAGGCCGAGCAGCTGCCGCCGAGCGTGCGCGACTGGGAGCCCGCGCTCGCGCTGTACGCCGGGAACGAGGGCATGGCGTGCATCGCCGCCATCGTGCGCGACGCGGCCCCGCTGCTGGAGCCGGACGGCGTGCTCGCGCTGGAGGTGGACGCGCGCCGCGCCGCGCTCGCGGCGGAGCTGGCGGCCAGCGACGGCCGCTACACCGACGTCGCCGTGCGCCTCGACCTCGCGGGCCGCGAGCGCTTCGTGCTCGCCACCCGCCGCTGA
- a CDS encoding YlbF family regulator, which yields MLQDKATELGRLIGQSDEYKTVKRTSDALNGDREAVDVIRRLEGLRQEAQAMISRGENPTAEMEQQLDALLEQVQGNATYQRAIAAQDNFDKLMLRVNEWISEGIRKGAQSSIITLG from the coding sequence ATGCTACAGGACAAGGCGACCGAGCTTGGCCGACTGATCGGCCAGAGCGACGAGTACAAGACGGTGAAGCGCACGAGCGACGCGCTGAACGGCGACCGCGAGGCGGTGGACGTCATCCGCCGGCTGGAAGGGCTCCGTCAGGAAGCGCAGGCGATGATCTCGCGCGGCGAGAACCCGACGGCCGAAATGGAGCAGCAGCTCGACGCGCTGCTGGAGCAGGTGCAGGGCAACGCGACGTACCAGCGCGCGATCGCGGCGCAGGACAACTTCGACAAGCTGATGCTGCGCGTGAACGAGTGGATCTCGGAAGGGATCCGGAAGGGCGCGCAGAGCTCGATCATCACGCTCGGCTGA
- the tmk gene encoding dTMP kinase translates to MADRGFLLVLEGPEGVGKTTQVQALVARLQRGDAPVHAFREPGGTPLGDEIRALVLSQQHMAVAPRAEALLFMAARAQLVVHLQALLAEGAIVILDRFFLSTYAYQIVGRGLPEQEVRTANALAVGGLRPDLTVLLAFEDAAIARARMLARGGLDRMEQESADFHARVTDAFLAAADPTWQHQHPEVGPVARIDADGPPDVVTGRILAALETRWPETFRGLTESQ, encoded by the coding sequence GTGGCCGACCGCGGCTTCCTCCTCGTGCTCGAAGGGCCCGAGGGGGTGGGTAAGACGACGCAGGTGCAGGCGCTGGTCGCGCGGCTGCAGCGTGGCGACGCGCCAGTGCATGCGTTCCGCGAGCCCGGCGGCACGCCGCTCGGCGACGAGATCCGCGCGCTCGTGCTGTCGCAGCAGCACATGGCCGTGGCGCCGCGCGCCGAGGCGCTGCTCTTCATGGCGGCGCGCGCGCAGCTCGTGGTGCACCTGCAGGCGTTGCTCGCGGAGGGCGCGATCGTGATCCTCGACCGCTTCTTCCTCTCGACGTACGCCTACCAGATCGTGGGGCGCGGACTGCCCGAGCAGGAGGTGCGGACGGCCAACGCGCTGGCGGTCGGCGGGCTGCGGCCGGACCTGACGGTGCTGCTCGCGTTCGAGGACGCGGCGATCGCGCGCGCGCGCATGCTCGCGCGCGGCGGTCTGGACCGGATGGAGCAGGAGAGCGCCGATTTTCACGCGCGCGTGACCGACGCCTTCCTGGCGGCGGCGGACCCGACGTGGCAGCATCAGCACCCGGAGGTCGGCCCGGTCGCCCGCATCGACGCCGACGGCCCGCCCGACGTCGTGACGGGCCGGATCCTCGCCGCCCTCGAGACCCGGTGGCCTGAAACATTCCGCGGGCTGACCGAGTCTCAGTAG